In a genomic window of Lagopus muta isolate bLagMut1 chromosome 2, bLagMut1 primary, whole genome shotgun sequence:
- the LOC125688934 gene encoding amine sulfotransferase-like, giving the protein MMEPSKEFVFNYKGFYFAVNTTPEYVASLENFEIKDSDIFIATYPKSGTVWTQNILSLILHEGHRNGTENMEMLDRIPWVEYNIKNMDYGSLPLPRVFATHLPYYLTPKDLRNKKGHVIYVARNPKDVLVSYYHFSKFIRTLEKIPDFNIFMERFLAGKVLGSAWFDHVSGWYNHAKDFNILFLTYEEMKKDLRSAVLKICDFIGKKLSEEEIESVVRQATFENMQKDPRANYENMPDDMAIKGKGRFLRKGTIGDWKNMMTVAQSERFDEVLKEKIRTLPIKFTWEIDSEV; this is encoded by the exons ATGATGGAACCATCAAAAGAGTTTGTATTCAATTACAAAgggttttattttgctgtaaataCTACACCTGAGTATGTAGCTTCCCTGGAGAATTTTGAAATCAAGGACAGTGACATATTTATAGCTACTTATCCAAAATCAG gAACTGTGTGGACTCAGAATATTTTGAGCTTAATACTCCATGAAGGCCATCGTAATGGAACAGAAAATATGGAGATGCTGGACAGAATCCCCTGGGTGgaatataatattaaaaatatggatTATGGCAGTCTTCCTTTGCCTCGAGTTTTTGCCACTCACCTGCCTTACTACTTAACTCCAAAAGACCTGAGAAACAAAAAGGGACAT GTTATTTATGTCGCCAGGAACCCTAAGGACGTGTTGGTTTCTTATTATCACTTCTCCAAATTCATCCGAACACTAGAGAAAATACCggattttaacattttcatggAGAGATTTTTAGCTGGAAAAG tGCTTGGCAGTGCCTGGTTTGACCACGTTTCAGGCTGGTACAACCATGCAAAGGATTTCAATATACTCTTCCTGACCTACGAGGAGATGAAAAAG GATCTcagaagtgctgtgctgaaaATCTGCGACTTCATAGGCAAGAAGCTGAGTGAAGAGGAAATAGAAAGTGTTGTGAGACAGGCTACATTTGAGAACATGCAGAAGGACCCCAGGGCAAACTATGAGAACATGCCAGACGACATGGCGATCAAGGGGAAGGGCAGATTTCTACGGAAAG GCACCATTGGAGACTGGAAAAACATGATGACAGTGGCTCAGAGTGAAAGGTTTGATGAagttcttaaagaaaaaatacgGACCCTGCCTATCAAATTCACCTGGGAGATAGACAGTGAAGTGTAG
- the ZUP1 gene encoding LOW QUALITY PROTEIN: zinc finger-containing ubiquitin peptidase 1 (The sequence of the model RefSeq protein was modified relative to this genomic sequence to represent the inferred CDS: deleted 1 base in 1 codon) has protein sequence MSVCGICGRELPSEAAARRHVNRAHPDRQPRCPLCSAAASGFEELCRHVEAVHPEPQPLPRSPELECPFCGEAAGHQLEAHVRARHGRLLGADTENVEQLYECPICGLTCTDIQILEEHVDLHLEEHSFPEGGGSGDLELAQRLQTEEDKQQRLEEEKREKEEFKKLQRQYGLDGSGGYKKQFLNNMEREVNRGRMQPFEYHKRKADMMECLAFGIDDGKTKTSGITEVLCKYYQNENKDVRRVWLSAGVDHFHSSLGDKGWGCGYRNFQMLLSSLLQNSLYNDCLRDTALIPSIPKIQSMIEDAWKEGFDPHGASHFNNRLRGSKAWIGACEIYSLLTSLRIKCQIIDFHKPTGPTGTHPRLFEWILHYYSTDNESTAKVVCTSRPPIYLQHQGHSRTVVGIEEKKNKALCLLLFDPGCPAQEMQKLLKLNSDGTSLKLLRKFMGSLKEKQYQIVAVDGILTLEEKTARCLASQVLTSEKIP, from the exons ATGTCGGTGTGCGGTATCTGTGGACGGGAGCTGCCCTCGGAAGCGGCGGCGCGGCGTCACGTGAATCGCGCCCACCCGGACCGGCAGCCTCGCTGCCCGCTCTGCAGCGCCGCCGCCTCGGGCTTCGAGGAGCTCTGCCGGCACGTGGAGGCCGTGCACCCGGAGCCCCAGCCGCTGCCCCGCAGCCCTGAGCTCGAGTGCCCTTTCtgcggggaggcggcg gggcACCAGCTGGAGGCGCACGTCAGGGCGCGGCACGGGCGGTTGCTCGGCGCAG acacAGAGAATGTTGAACAGCTATATGAATGTCCAATATGTGGTCTCACCTGTACAGACATTCAGATTCTCGAGGAACATGTGGATTTACACTTAGAGGAACACAGCTTTCCAGAAG GTGGAGGCAGTGGAGATTTAGAACTGGCTCAGCGGCTTCAAACTGAAGAAGATAAACAGCAGAgacttgaagaagagaagcgagagaaggaagaatttaaaaagcTACAG AGACAGTATGGCTTGGATGGCTCTGGAGGCTACAAGAAGCAATTCCTGAATAATATGGAAAGAGAAGTTAATAGAGGAAGGATGCAGCCCTTTGAGTATCACAAGAGAAAAGCTGACATGATGGAATGTTTGGCTTTTGGTATAGatgatgggaaaacaaaaacctcag GAATCACTGAGGTATTGTGCAAGTACTaccagaatgaaaacaaagatgtgAGGCGTGTATGGCTTTCAGCAGGAGTAGATCACTTCCACTCATCTTTGGGTGACAAAGGCTGGGGTTGTGGTTACAGGAATTTCCAAATGCTCCTTTCCTCACTCTTGCAAAACAGCTTGTATAATGACTGCTTGAGAG ATACTGCACTAATTCCTAGCATACCGAAGATTCAGTCTATGATCGAAGATGCTTGGAAAGAAGGCTTTGATCCTCATGGAGCATCTCACTTCAACAACCGGTTACGTGGTTCCAAGGCGTGGATAGGAGCGTGTGAAATTTATTCGCTGTTAACCAGTCTCAGGATAAA GTGCCAAATTATTGACTTCCACAAACCAACTGGTCCCACAGGCACACACCCTCGTTTGTTTGAGTGGATTTTACATTACTATTCTACAGATAATGAAAGTACTGCAAAGGTAGTGTGCACTTCCAGGCCACCTATCTACTTGCAACATCAAG GTCATAGCCGTACTGTTGTAGgcatagaagaaaagaagaataaagcCTTATGTTTGCTACTATTTGATCCTGGATGTCCTGCTCAAGAAATGCAGAAACTGTTAAAACTAAACAGTGATGGCACTAGTCTCAAACTACTTCGAAAGTTTATGGGTagcttaaaagaaaagcaataccAGATAGTTGCTGTAGATGGCATCCTCACATTGGAAGAGAAAACT GCTCGCTGTCTGGCTTCACAGGTCTTAACATCAGAGAAGATTCCTTAA